TATTCAAGGACCGAGAAACCGCCACTCGGTAAAACTGAGAGAACGTCCGACTCATCGATCTGATGTTCATCGATATGTTTATTCAAATGGTTGACTATCGCACGCGCGGCATCACCTTTCTTCATATCACCGGGTGTCACAACTACACCCAGCACTCCTTTTTTCCGTCCCGGAAAAACACGCACCGAACCGGTAGTTTCGTCCAAGTATACTGTGAGAACCAAAGGCATCGACCTGTACCAAACCCTTTCTCCGTGTATCATGAAACCTCCTTTACCAACGTATGCTCCCTGTTCGTATTTGGAAACCTGATCCTTCCGTACTGAGTACACATCCACAGATGAGTATCCCATCTTCCAACCCGATGAATAGACGGCTGCGAACTGTGCCGCCTCGGTTCGGTCCAACTCCGGAGCAGACAGACCGTTCTTTAACACCACTACTGAAGCACCGTGAACGTCCGCATGATAGAAAAGGTCGTTCGGTTCGAGGTATCTGGAATAAAGGATATCGTTCTGTTTGGCATCGCGACCCCCGAGAACCAGATAACCGTTTGTAGTGAAGAAAAACCTGAACCGTTCATACCATCTCTTCTCCCTTTTAACACGAACCCTCTTCTTCCTTGTCACCGGTTTTTGTTGCTCTTTTGCGATCAACTCTTTCGTTTTTTCGATCTCCTTTTCAAGGCGCGCGCGTTTAGCGCGCGCCGTTTTAGCTTTCTCGTAGTACAAGGCGGCAATCTCTTTCAACGTACGTCTTAAATCGAGCACTATCTTCATATCAAAGCACCGCATCATCTTCAACGTCAAGTATTTACGAGAAGAGGAGTTCGGGTTATTAAACCTTTTGGTTCGGGGCTCTGTAGAAATCATTTTTAATTCTCTGGTAAAGGTTGAATGTTCGGAGACCTGCTCCTGTATAGAAATGAGAATGAAGAAAGATGAGATTGGGGTGGGGACCGACGAAAGTAAGAAGAAAACATTAAAAACTTAATCTGGGTTAAGGGAAACTATGAACAGGGTCGAATCGGCTGTCGTTTCAGGGATT
This is a stretch of genomic DNA from Candidatus Micrarchaeota archaeon. It encodes these proteins:
- a CDS encoding DUF814 domain-containing protein — encoded protein: MKIVLDLRRTLKEIAALYYEKAKTARAKRARLEKEIEKTKELIAKEQQKPVTRKKRVRVKREKRWYERFRFFFTTNGYLVLGGRDAKQNDILYSRYLEPNDLFYHADVHGASVVVLKNGLSAPELDRTEAAQFAAVYSSGWKMGYSSVDVYSVRKDQVSKYEQGAYVGKGGFMIHGERVWYRSMPLVLTVYLDETTGSVRVFPGRKKGVLGVVVTPGDMKKGDAARAIVNHLNKHIDEHQIDESDVLSVLPSGGFSVLEYTVKQ